Proteins from one Carassius auratus strain Wakin unplaced genomic scaffold, ASM336829v1 scaf_tig00011630, whole genome shotgun sequence genomic window:
- the LOC113073222 gene encoding uncharacterized protein LOC113073222: MGRCGPSFSQLNVQGEGQNVLTEAAGPTVHAKRNIEDALTAFLCLFDDGMLKHIRDCTVAEAHQHRGDSSWDLTVAELKAFIALLYIRGAQGAKNMDLGSLWSEKWGFPFFKETIARNRFREIMRFLRFDKKETRRVRLQDDRFALVSATWNKFIQNSIACYKPGADITIDEQLFPTKARCRFLQYMGNKPDKFGIKFWLAADVRSKYMLNGAPFLGKEEARSRGQLVGESVVLKLAEPFLGKGRNITTDNFFTSLKLATALQAKKTSLVGTMGKSKRELPPSAKEQAELYNTKVLKCADATLTIYQGKPRKNVCILSSVHTSVGITDGPKAKPESVTYYNNTKYGVDVLDQMARAYSVKGGTRRWPVAVFYNILDLAGINAHILFKECTSSKIARRKFLLRLAEELRAEFMEGKRAASQLTQGPNQKNQPPQLTPKRRQCQVRRICKQNKTHDTCCKCHKPVCGNCARRTEVTCVDCES; encoded by the coding sequence ATGGGACGGTGTGGACCATCCTTCAGTCAACTGAACGTCCAGGGAGAAGGCCAAAATGTTCTGACTGAAGCTGCCGGTCCCACCGTGCACGCGAAGCGCAACATCGAAGATGCGCTCACTgcctttctgtgtttgtttgacgATGGCATGTTGAAACACATCAGGGACTGCACTGTGGCTGAGGCACATCAGCACCGTGGTGACAGCTCATGGGACCTGACAGTGGCTGAACTGAAAGCCTTCATAGCTCTGTTATATATCCGTGGAGCACAGGGTGCGAAGAACATGGATTTGGGGAGCCTTTGGTCGGAGAAATGGGGCTTCCCGTTTTTTAAAGAAACCATAGCTAGAAATCGCTTCAGGGAGATAATGAGATTTCTGCGGTTCGATAAAAAAGAAACCCGACGTGTGCGTCTGCAGGATGACAGGTTTGCCCTGGTATCGGCCACTTGGAACAAGTTTATTCAGAACAGCATAGCCTGTTACAAGCCCGGTGCTGACATAACCATAGATGAGCAGCTGTTCCCCACCAAGGCCCGGTGCAGATTTCTTCAGTACATGGGGAATAAGCCTGATAAATTTGGCATCAAATTTTGGCTGGCTGCTGATGTCCGTTCGAAATACATGCTGAACGGGGCTCCGTTTCTGGGTAAAGAAGAGGCACGGAGCAGAGGTCAGCTCGTGGGAGAGAGTGTGGTGCTGAAACTGGCGGAGCCATTCTTGGGTAAGGGAAGAAATATTACAACGGATAATTTCTTCACTTCACTGAAACTGGCCACCGCCTTACAGGCCAAGAAGACCAGCCTGGTTGGCACTATGGGAAAAAGTAAGCGCGAGTTGCCCCCCTCCGCAAAAGAGCAAGCGGAGTTGTATAACACAAAAGTGCTAAAATGTGCGGATGCGACGCTCACGATATACCAGGGAAAGCCGAGGAAGAATGTGTGCATTTTGAGCTCCGTGCACACAAGCGTGGGCATCACCGATGGGCCGAAAGCAAAGCCGGAGTCTGTGACCTATTACAACAACACCAAGTATGGGGTGGATGTCCTAGATCAGATGGCACGGGCATACTCTGTGAAAGGCGGTACGCGTAGATGGCCAGTGGCTGTATTTTACAACATCCTCGACCTTGCTGGAATCAATgcccacatcctcttcaaggAGTGCACCAGCAGCAAAATTGCCCGGAGGAAGTTCCTGCTGCGACTGGCAGAGGAGCTGAGAGCGGAGTTCATGGAGGGAAAAAGGGCAGCATCGCAGTTGACACAAGGTCCCAACCAAAAAAATCAACCCCCGCAACTGACACCAAAACGGAGACAGTGCCAGGTGCGGAGAAtctgcaaacaaaataaaacgcACGACACCTGCTGCAAATGCCACAAACCCGTGTGTGGAAATTGTGCGAGAAGAACAGAAGTAACTTGTGTTGACTGTGAATCTTAA